The following proteins come from a genomic window of Sphaerisporangium rubeum:
- a CDS encoding AfsR/SARP family transcriptional regulator — protein MEFRVLGSLQVVDGPGDDGDLTPSAAKVRAVLAMLVLRHNQIVSTRELIDELWGERPPATALATLHTYVYKLRKMLGPCGPASVVTKPYGYLLATAPETIDVYRFERLVADGWSALERDDPGRATESLSGALALWRGPALANLAAGELLSAQITRLEEGRLRALQLRLDADLRLGRHRELISELKELIATHPLNEDFYAKLMTALYQAGRRGEALEVYQNLRQILVGQLGLEPSPVLSRLQQRLLSADPGLEDPAPARRPAAPAPRPAPAPAQLPADIADFAGRHDVAGHLAALLTGGSGTAAPVVCVGGMPGAGVTALAVHAAHRVRAAFPSGQLFAALGAGGRPAGPGEVLGAFLRAAGVPVADIPDGADERGNMFRTWCSDRRVLILLDDADSATQIRPLLPGSPGCAVIVTTRSALHGVAGAHAVRLGPLTAAEGLPLLAGVAGQARVDAEPRAAEQIVHLCGGLPPALRAAAARLAAAPAATLASMAARLADPRTRLRTLGVAGLDVRAAFRAAYDRLPGPERGLFHLLGLLPSPHVTAGRVAALLGCGPDHAEHLLARLTARFLLEATPRPGGEVRYTVHDLIRLFARQCLEEELGRDPASPSDPAVRVPARGGPLLTGDMILTGDACALTTRTDPERAEGRPARVLGP, from the coding sequence ATGGAATTCCGGGTGCTGGGCTCCCTCCAGGTCGTCGACGGCCCCGGCGACGACGGCGACCTCACCCCGAGCGCCGCCAAGGTCCGTGCCGTGCTCGCCATGCTGGTGCTGCGGCACAACCAGATCGTCTCCACCCGCGAGCTGATCGACGAGCTGTGGGGGGAACGGCCGCCGGCGACCGCGCTCGCCACGTTGCACACCTACGTCTACAAGCTGCGCAAGATGCTCGGCCCCTGCGGCCCGGCGTCGGTCGTCACCAAGCCGTACGGCTACCTGCTGGCCACCGCCCCCGAGACCATCGACGTGTACCGGTTCGAACGCCTGGTCGCCGACGGATGGAGCGCGCTGGAACGCGACGACCCCGGCCGCGCCACCGAATCCCTGTCAGGGGCCCTGGCCCTGTGGCGCGGCCCCGCGCTCGCCAACCTCGCCGCAGGGGAGCTGCTGTCGGCGCAGATCACCCGCCTGGAGGAGGGCAGGCTCCGCGCGCTGCAGCTGCGCCTGGACGCCGACCTGCGTCTCGGCCGGCACCGTGAACTGATCAGCGAGCTGAAGGAGCTCATCGCCACCCACCCGCTGAACGAGGACTTCTACGCCAAACTGATGACGGCCCTGTACCAGGCGGGCCGGCGCGGCGAGGCGCTGGAGGTGTACCAGAACCTGCGGCAGATCCTGGTGGGGCAGCTCGGCCTGGAACCCTCCCCGGTCCTCTCCCGGCTGCAGCAGCGCCTGCTGTCGGCCGACCCCGGCCTGGAGGACCCCGCCCCCGCGCGGCGTCCCGCCGCGCCGGCCCCGCGGCCCGCCCCCGCACCGGCGCAGCTGCCGGCCGACATCGCCGACTTCGCCGGACGGCACGACGTCGCCGGCCACCTCGCCGCTCTGCTCACCGGCGGCTCGGGCACCGCGGCCCCGGTGGTGTGCGTCGGCGGCATGCCCGGCGCCGGCGTCACCGCGCTGGCCGTGCACGCCGCGCACCGGGTCCGCGCCGCGTTCCCCTCGGGCCAGCTGTTCGCCGCGCTCGGCGCCGGCGGCCGTCCCGCCGGCCCCGGCGAGGTGCTCGGCGCCTTCCTGCGCGCCGCCGGCGTCCCCGTCGCCGACATCCCCGACGGGGCCGACGAACGCGGCAACATGTTCCGCACGTGGTGCAGCGACCGGCGGGTCCTCATCCTGCTGGACGACGCCGACAGCGCCACCCAGATCCGGCCGCTGCTTCCCGGCTCCCCCGGGTGCGCCGTCATCGTGACCACCCGCTCGGCCCTGCACGGCGTCGCCGGCGCGCACGCGGTGCGGCTCGGCCCGCTCACCGCGGCCGAGGGCCTGCCGCTGCTGGCCGGCGTCGCCGGCCAGGCCCGCGTGGACGCCGAACCGCGGGCCGCCGAGCAGATCGTGCACCTGTGCGGCGGCCTGCCCCCGGCGCTGCGCGCCGCCGCGGCCCGCCTGGCCGCCGCACCCGCCGCCACCTTGGCGTCCATGGCGGCCCGCCTGGCCGACCCCCGCACCCGCCTGCGCACCCTCGGCGTCGCCGGCCTGGACGTGCGCGCCGCGTTCCGCGCCGCCTACGACCGCCTGCCGGGCCCCGAACGCGGCCTGTTCCACCTCCTCGGCCTGCTGCCCTCCCCCCACGTCACCGCCGGCCGCGTCGCCGCGCTGCTCGGCTGCGGGCCCGACCACGCCGAGCACCTGCTGGCCCGCCTCACCGCGCGTTTCCTGCTGGAGGCCACCCCCCGTCCCGGCGGCGAGGTCCGCTACACCGTCCACGACCTGATCCGGCTGTTCGCCCGCCAGTGCCTGGAGGAGGAACTCGGCCGCGACCCGGCAAGCCCGTCCGACCCCGCCGTACGGGTCCCCGCGCGCGGCGGCCCCCTGCTCACCGGCGACATGATCCTCACCGGCGACGCCTGCGCGCTCACCACCCGCACCGACCCCGAACGGGCCGAGGGACGGCCCGCGCG